CTAAACTGAAAGTCGTGGATGTGGAACTGGCGGATGGAGAAGCTCTTGCCGGGCGCAAAGTGAAAGCTGCCGGCCATGCGGTTCACTTCCAGGTGGCCCTGGATGCGACAGCCCTCTTTGAAGGCGTCCTCGTCGCTGCGTTTGTACTTGCCCTTACATTGCTCAATCTTGTCCACCGCCACGTTCCATTTGCGCAATCGGTAGGCGTCGAGAACATCCTCGCACGTGTTGCAGCAGCTAGAAAGGATGGTAATTGGCATTATAAAGAAGAGATTAGAAAGCTATTACTATGAAAGAATCatacaaaaagttaaaaaggTAGCTCTAGGTACAGATAAATCTTAATTTAGATACGGGATACGAGCTTGAAATAATAAGACGTCCTACTTTCGTATAAGTGTTTTCCTAAATAGATGAAAATAGATGAATTAGGCATTCTTATCAGCGAGAATAGATGCACCTAGCAGTATGGGTTGAACTTATGAAGCTATTGACTAGCTTACTGAGTAGCATTGTGCTCCGCTCCGTAGCAACTGCCGCAAGTGACATTCTTATTGGGCGGCGAAACCGCAACTATTTCCTTAATGGGCGTCTCCTTAAGGGGCTCCCCATTGAGATCCAGCCGGTGCTTGAAGACATCGTGGTCCACCCTCAAGTGTGTGTCCCCGGATGAATCCATTGCATCCAGTGAGATGTAATTGCACGCCAGATTATGAAGTGTCACGTCCAGATTTATTCTCAGCTTGTGACCACGAGTGGTGTCTACAAAGAGCTCTTCGTTTAGGGTTGGCTGCATATAGTTGATGACCTCGAGGAAGATCAGGAGGCTTATAATGCTGGTGCTGATGATCGTAACTGAAAAGTAGGGAAAAGCCGGTTGTTTGGGTTTCTTATCGCCACAGTCAATTGAACACCTGCACTCACCTGCGGCGCCGCCCACTGTGCGAACGCTGAAATCATCTAGGGTGCGGGGATAGGCGTCCAGGCGACGCAGCACGTCGGCGAACTTCATCTTGCACacgaaaaaccaacaaaacgGACAAAACGCAGAcctaaacaataaaaattacatattttgCACAGGACAGGTGACGTGTTGAAATTGGCGTTGCCAGTTCGTTGCGATGGCCCGGCCAAACAGATGTTCGCTGCGGTTCGATTGGTTGTCATCGAATCTGTATCTACATTGCTGCTCCTATTttacgttttttattttacatttttaaaaacgtCTGCTGTTACATGAtatgcagcaaatgcagctaTAAAAACACATAGGCCACTTAAGAAAAAaccttaaaataatttttatccGTAAGGGTTGACAAATTAGCTTTCCAATCCGCTAATAAGGGATACCTCCCACAGAACTTAAAACCCTTATAGTGCCTGGATTATCAAGAGAGATGATATTTTACATTGCCATTGTAAGTAGTGTATTACATACTTGaaaattacaacatttttacatttccaaaaaaatgcattaaaaattaaaaaggttaTTAGAACGCAGGTATTTTATGTGGAATATTGCAGCACCTAGTATTTTGATGATTATTCGGAGCATtaaagcttttatagttctgCGATCTCTTTATTAGCCCTTCTTGATCGTAATATACACTTTATAGGATGGGACAATCTTCTTTTTACTATAATTATGTTCAACGAATACAAAATACCCTCTCTAACTACAAGCAACGGGCTAAAAAATTCAAAGTCCAGCATTACATTTATATAAGCTTtaaattctctttttttttggtttcacCATTCATTACCCCATtgattgcgcatacgccgcattgGCCCGGCGACAATTAGGACTTCTCTTGGCCGTCCTTTCCCATGGCCACGAATAATGTTTAATAGTGTTGTCATGTCTTGGGGTTGTGGTTGAGCATACATTAGGCAGTGCCCAGCATCACccccagcaccacccccaATCAGCCGTCTTaacccgctgctgctgctgcggtccAGGAGACCGCGTCTAATTTTATAATACATGTTAAACAGATGAAAGGTTAATTGAAAGGAACCACAAGTTTCGACAGCCCGCGCAGCTAATGCTTAGCTTTTAGGGGTTGCAACCCCACAACCCCAGAACTTCCAAAGAAGGGGACTAATAGGAGACTGTGGTTTATCCCCGGGGATTTTGGTTaaagttaaaagttttcgCCGAAATATAAATCACCAAATGGCTTTTCccctgactgactggctgactgaatGCCCATGAACCCAGAATCCATGTAGGGTCTCAAATAATTGTATGTAGGTGTAGAACATACCGCGACTTTGTGTAATTACCAATTAAGCTCAAGTCCCCGATGCTTTCTCATTTTCCCGGCCACTCTACAGTTTCCTTTGTCTTTTCTTCTGCCGACTTGACCTTTTTTTGCAATTACCTGGACAAGAAATCTGTAAAATCAGGCAAGGCAGCAGATGACAAGGATTAGCCAGCGGtaattttacacttttttactttctaaattaaagtaaatggATTGGAGAGGGTATGGAATAGACCATCAGGCTTTGCGTTCTTACAAAATCGAAATTGTCACTTTTAATGaagttattgtttttaaaaaaacatatttctcTCTTCTTAGTTTAcgttgaatatttaaataataactaatcaaattaagtgttttaaaactattttttcgtaaatacaaaattactttttgaagaataattcaatgaaaaatggTCAAAAAGTTCTTAGCCCTATCGGGTCACTTTTAAATTGGCTTTGAAAATGTCTCCTGGATCCGCAGAATGACAAGTTCATAGCCCTTTTCGCAGTATATCCTCTTATATTCGCGCAACTTATGGCCACAGGGCATTCGGGGTTTCTGCCATGGCCATTTCCCccgaccacgcccccaaaGCGACCGCGCACCGCCCCCTCTTATCTCCCgctaatttgcatttctaaCCATTTCGCTCTAGCCAATTCGGGTCATTTCTTATTTGAAACAATGAGCCCAACAGCAGCCAGAACAAATAGCGGAGAAGGAGTCATTGTGCCACGGCTTTGCCGGCAATAAAAGACTCCGGAGACAAAAGAACCTGGCCAAAAGATAGAGAGAGCGTGTCAAGAAACTTGGACCCGGACCCGGAGCCGTAGAATGGGTAAGAAAGCCAGAAGAGAAGTTGGCGTAAAGCAGCTTAAACAATCAGGACTGCCTAATGGATATTGACACTTTAATGCCCTGGCCACCAACCCAGGCTTCGATTCTGATTTCGAAAACGCACTGGGAAAAAGCGTACTGCAATGTATTAATTTTAACAGAAAATAGATAACCATtgaatatactatatattgtTCTACTGACACAGTAACCCACAATTACTTTTCCCTTCCAAAAGTAGGGGAACTGCTATTTCTCATATTAATTCATTTAAGAGGATCGTAGCTTTTATATGAGCCATTTTTGATGTATCTAtcccaaataaaaatagaagTAACTTAAATCTCTAAATGAAATAATCCATTTTAAAACGCTGGGATACTTGTCCCAATCTGTGCCATTTTCTCTCCGTGTCGATTTCAAATTGGTTTCGGGGTGGGAAATCCCCGCGAGGGAGGCTGAATCCATCCGTGCAGATGTCCTGCTCTAATTCGGTTCGGTTTTCAGCTCTCCGTggcacatacatattttttgccTGGGCCGCATTCTTTGCTTTAAACAAAATTGCAGTGCCGAAATTAATTATAGAGCCGCCGCTGCCGAgccatatttaattaaacgtgGACATTTTAAACTTGGAACAGCCGAACGAACCACTACGCCATCACCCCACCACACCACCCAAAGAACGTGGAGCCAAAAGGCGTAATTAATTAGTGGAGACGTGCCAAATAATTGCGGCAAAAGtaacttttttccttttggggGGCGACTCCTTTATAATTTCGCTGGTCAAGGAATGTTTCAATTACGTGTATTGCTGATGGGCGATTGGGTTGGGTTGCTGGggttttggggtttggggtgCTTCTTGCAGCACGACTAACCTTCGTTGCCATCGGGCCAGGTgggaattaattaaattagcaGGCGTCGTTTTGGAAAAGCGTCGCGCAAGGACTGAAAATATTCTGCGCCTTGTGCCGGTGGTCTCCTGTCACTCAAATCGGTTCCATGCCACAAACGGTCCTTTGCCCACCGAAAATTGCTATAAATGGGCGGCGAAAATTCACATACATAAACTCCACATCCGCTggccgaaaaccgaaaacgtCATTTCCGACAAATTAGTCCACTCAACTGGGCCACGAACTCCTGCATTGGACAATTTCAAATCGGTGGCCACGATTTAAGCATATATCCTGGTTTAGGATGTCAAATCCTCGCTGTACGCCCCATTTGCCGACAAAAGTTTCGAAAGCGTTTCAAAATCGACCACCTTCCATTTTGCTTTATGGCTGTAAACCGAGTTACATGTCACCTATGAACATCGAACATCCATATTGATTTCTGCTGCTCGTTACTTTTAATTGTCGCGCCTATTAATTGCATTGCAATGTGTTATAATTAGGGGCGCATAATGAACAATAAGACCCACACTTAATCGACACCTCTAATGAGAATGCAGAGGGGTATAAATgtaatatgcaaatttaaaatgatgcCAACGGGTTTCCACTTAAGGAATATGAagtatttcaaattttaagGCATCTGCAAGCATTTTAATCGCAAGTGATGTGTGCTAGAAATGTTGCAGGTATTATTTTATGTGGTTAAACCTTTAAGCCtttaatttcactttatttacatatattacatacaCTTATTAGACAACAAGTCATAATATTACCGCAAAAGTTGAACAAATTCCCAGCTAGACTTTCAAGTTAACCTCGTACTTTTTTAAGGATAAACTTTCAGTTTTTTCTGGCGAAAAATTGAAACAGGaatcaaattaatgaaaatattatagGGGTGGTGAAAAGGTTAAAAACTGGCTTGGGAAAAACATATTTGATGCATGCACCAATAAGTTGTAAcagataaaaaataattgaatactTGTACTGCATTGTATAGGATATAGCAATTTTTGTGGAATAATTGAAACACTTTTATGGCTGCTAAAAAATGCGTTACTTTTGCATATTGGACGCGCTTTTCAAGTCCATCTGGAAATCGGTTTTGTGCAATCCTTTCACGGACTGCAATCCGTTTTGCACTTTAACCATTTTGTGGGCTGGACCGCGACAATGGGCTCTTTATGCAGAACTCTCGGGGTGAGAAATAGATGAATGGGCGCCAACCTTTAACCCCATTGTGTGCGGGCGTCCATTTTTCGcctattttgtttgttttctgcgcgaaaaagcgaaaatgttgtatttttttttttgcattctttgCATTTTGCGCACTCGCGGGTCACGTCAACGGAAAGTGCACACTTTTGTTGTGCACACTGCCTGCCGCCGACCAGCAACatgaaaaattatttacataaatatccGCGCTGTCAATTGTGTGTTGTGGCATGTAAAATGACAGTAGCAGCGCAAAAAGGCGtctctgccactgccaccgccgctgtcgctgccgctgcctcagtcgacgtcgctgccgtaCGTGACTGCACACTTTTTTCGCCACTCGCCGCCCTCCGAAATGTGGGCGGGGctatcaaatgcaaatgcattctGCATTCGGTGCACTAAGAGAAACCACAATTGCTTACATGCCTTTTAAGTCAACAAAAATCTTCATAGTttggaaaagaaaaagttaaaataagttaaaatacgaaatacaaatttgttGACCAGGGATATGCTACTAAGCTTAAACTAAAATggtgtgtttgtatgttttttaactttccaACATATCTCTCTTTCTAAATTTGAGTTTGTCGCTTTAAATATGGGCACACGACGCTCTTTGCTAACATATTTCGATCGAAAAGTGTGCATTTTGGTGACATTTTTTCTCCGCGTGTGCGTGAATGATGGGCCAGCGGGAAGCTGTGCGGTGCGAGGGGGGAATGCGGTGTGTCAGTGGCGGTCAGACGTCAACGTTATGGCTGccaaagttttcaattttccacttAATTGCTTTCAATTAAGCAAAGAGTCCTCTTTAGTCCCCCACATGCACTGAACTCaactgaactcaactcaactctcAACTGGACTCCACTCGAATCCTCGACTCTTTCCATAcgtttgtgtatgtgtgtgtttgtgcgtgtGCGTCTCGTTATGTCCgttcaattaaattacacaCTAAAGCGCTGCGCTGCCGCAGAGTCCTGCAAGACCTGTAAGTCCTGAGAGTCCCGCCCGTCCGTCAGCCCGGCCAGTCAGTCCATGCAGCTCGTGTCACAGCCCTTGGAAAGGACCTCGCCGCATTGTTATCATTGTCAAGAAGCTGCAGCACGGCCTTCGCTGCGATTGCCACAAAAACATGCTTCGCATCGGAACAGTGGGCctaataaattatacataaatatattgaatataaagtaattcaatttcaaatacCAAATCCcactttattatgctccctATCATGATGTTTCACATAAGGGCACACGTTTTTTAGAAGTGCGAGAATAACTTATGTATATTCATTAAGACAACTAATCTTAGTTCATAAATTGCTAAATGAAAGTTTGTCTTAAAtgtatgaattatttatggtaagttttctattttctgTTGCTTGCctttaacatatttattgatttgagTGAGCCTGACTTACAAATTATGAAAACGCATCCAAATTTATTACCTCATTTTCGTTCTAAGCTGTGCGTGACTGGGTGTTTCATTGGACTGTAAGAACTCCTACAATTAGTCGCCTTTTGATCGAGTTACGAATTGCAGAATAAACATTAAAGTGAAGCAGGGCCATAGTCGTTAGCTTGCCTTTACCCAAATCGTTTGTTGACCTGCCCAATCCACTGTGCACCCGCACAGTTTGGGCTCTGtgagtttgttgtttgtttgtttgttggctgctGGCCGGGGATGCGTTGTTGCGTGTTTTTGACAGTAAGCGGGGCATGTGGCGCCTTGATTGTTGCACTTGCCCCACCAGAGCGCGGGCCAAAGGTCATCCCTCGCATGAAGCGAGATGCGAGCAAACAAatgaacaaataaacaagcagAGCCACGTTAGCCCGCTCCAAAAGCGGACGACTGCCCAGCTCCTGGCTCCTTTGAGCCGGCCATCTCCCATTGCCCAATATGCAAAGGAGCGTGTAATGCTACCGTCTGCACTTCCCAAATGACccacccttttttttataaaagtgtACAGGAGCGGTCATGAGGTGATGatacatttttatgaattttaattttaattttattctttAGGTTGGCAGACCTCTCTAGCTTTTGAGTAAAAATTATCGAACCTGTGTAGCATAAACAAGTTAAGATTAGAAGGTTTTTAAAAACTAACCTCCCAAACATAAACGCTCTGTATTAAATGTTCACACTTTCATTTAGACGCTTTTCTCcgtttaaaattattaatatacatattagacaaaaacaactttaaaattgtttgccacaTTTAAGTTGCCTAAAAAACAGAACATTTCCAGGCTTCTTTTTTTAGCCCTACTATAATTCTGACCACAGCTGTCTGTGAGATGTACTTACCAACAAGTGCTGCATGCGGTTGGCTAATGCTGGGGAAAAACTCATCCTTTCCACCCCACAACTGACCATGTTGCACCATCCAAAGAGGCCCCGAAAAACAATCCAAAACAACCCGAAAGCACCCTGGAAACAGCCAAACTCCCACCCGCAATCagtcacacagatacacacacaggTGGAGATTTCGGCGCCTTTGCAAAGGGGCCAaaggatattttaattacatttacgcaaaattgcaaaattgaatAAAGCCATGGTCAGGTGGGAGAAAGTGTGTGGGCGTGTGGGTGTGCGTACGGTTGGATTGCGATGGTGATTGTGGTGGAGAGTGAATGGAGGTTGAATCCTTTAAGCTGCAATGTAAACAAGTGAAAAGCATTACTAAGACAGCAGGAAATCTGTTTAAGGTTATTAAACATCCATGACGGGCTCTGgatgcatttcattttggccCCTATCTCCCCACTGCATGTAATTACAGTGCGTAGGAGAAATCCAGTAAATTGCTCATTTGCTGCGAAGTGAACCGGGGTTGTGGCACGACCGGAATCTGGTCAAGTGTGGATAAGTCCCGAACAATGGGGGCTGCCGCACTAAGATTGATTTGAGGGGAATTCGAAAGTAACACTCAGGACGCAGCCTACGCCAACTTAAGCATTCCCTTTGAAAAGGAGTCTGTGTGATTGCAAATGGGTTTGGGTTGTCTGCAGCGGATTAACTCGCTTTACAAAGGGATATTAAATTAACTTCCACAATGTTTTCAGGTTAAACAACCATAAAGAGAACTTACgtatttacttatattattttctgatTATATGAAAAAATTTATAAGTTGTATTCTTGTATTGCATGATATAAGTTTCTATGGACAAGCATAGCTTTAGAAACTAACTAGAAACTCATATTTACGGCTATTAAATTCCCAAAGAAAAAAcactaatattattttctattttcttaTCTACTTCGACTCGCAATCTTCCGTTGCGCACTAGTGAGACTATAAATCCGTTGGCAAATTTGATTTCGGCCCATTCCGTTGGCCGCGTAGGTAGGACACATTTCAGCACTTACCGCTGGTCAGAGGGGGTCTTTGTGGCCAAAACCCACTTCCCACTTCAGGGCCACCTACATGCGGCACAGCAGTTGGCCAGGTCCACAGAAACCAACGTGGAGCGAATCGGAAACCCGTGCCATTGGAGCCCAAACAGAGAAAAATGTGTCGTAGAAAAACGAACCAATAAAATATGTGTACATATTCAACAAAACATAATTCAATAAAGGAATTACTTTTTTCTACACCGGCAAATAGAGTTTATCTAAAGACCTACcaacaatttttattgattgcaATGATCACTAACTATGACCCGTTGTTACCCCTTATTCCATAAGCTAacaattgtttgttgtttttttgtcagTGCAGAAAACCGAACCCCACTAAGGCTGTAAGCCTAATCGAACACGTTTCATATGACTGCGGCGCTAAAGATTACGTTTTAATCTCTCCGCACAGCCGTCTCTTTCTTTCGCCActcgccctctctttctccatcCTGTATCTAGCTTGGCAACTAATCAATGCCCCATCTCCTACTTGATTTTAACTTGCTTGTAATTGGGCAGCGATAGAGAGATTCGACCGGCGACGACAGCCTGGCGATAAATGTCCGAAAAATTCTAGCCGCGTACAATTGGGTCTCTCTTTCCCCCACATCTGCCGTCCCTTTCTGTGTGTTCTGTGTGTTGTCCGCCGGTGTGAAATTACCGTTTAATGAAAAAGACTCCAACAGCTTCCCCCTCGAAATAGGAAGGAATCgcatacaaaaataaacagtCAGTAGTATATGTGACCAGGTGTGTAGTCGGAAAGACTCAATGGGTACCAGATAGTGCAGATAAAAAAGAGTATTGTAAAAAGCAAAAGTCTCACTGACTGTCCGTTAGcctgtccgtatgaatgtcgaAATCTTgggaaatgtttaaatgtttattttttggaaGTTTCCAAAGATATGCCAACcacatttataaatttctgCTTCTAAAAGCTGAGTAAAGGGTACGCGATAGCCGATCGAATCGATAGTtctcaattaaatttgaaatttatagAGAGACTAAAAGTAACTAAGAGTTAGAAACCTATGGTGATGCTGCActgtattttaaagaaatttaattacaaattatactacatttaattaaagtactTTACGATTTCTGTGAGTGTGATGTTCACAATCTGCTGGATAGCTGGATCAGCCGCCCGGTCCGATAAAGTTATGCAACATTCTTGAGGGGGACGATTTTCCGACGCCCCTGGTCATGATTTCGGCCATAGTCGCTGTACTCACAGTCGGAATCAGAATCCGCACAAGAATCCGAATCAGAATCGGCGAGCGCGCGTAGGTAGTTAGATATTTTCTGCTGAAATGCGGGAAATTGCCACCGCTTCAAACTCCATACAAACGCAGCACGTGACTAGGTGAAATAAAATGAGAAGCCATCAGCGGATGGCGGCGGATGCCCGAGGTTCAGTTGGTCGGTTCGGTTTGGCTTGCAGTTACAGATACGGATAGCACCGCGAAAGATACATGACGATACAACATCTTATTAGTTTTTAGTGGCGCGTTGCCGGCTGCTAGATGGTTCAAACATCCAActgcagtagcagtagcagaaTTTGCATACCCGTCGGGCCAATATTCCGACTACAGGCTACCGTTGACATCTTATTGCATTCCGCAGTGTCACTGGCTTTATTGCTTTTCGCCCGGAACTGCACTCAAGTTTGGGTTCTGACATCACAcgtattttatatttactcaTCAATAATTACCTGACTTTAAGCCTTACCTTAATTACTTATATCTGTGAAGATATTTTTGACAAAGGGCTTAACATGTTCGCTGTTATACCTAAAATGAACCTAAACCATGTTGTACTAGAAGTGCTGGATCTCTCTAGAATTTGAATTGACTAAGAAATCCCAGGttagcattttttatttatttatttatttttctgtttaatATTTCGTAAAAGTGTTCTACCCTTTttcgcaataaataaattgatttacaTATTAAGGAGATACAGGTTGGCTTAAGTTATTGATTGATCTATTAGTATAGGTGAGTTTCATTTAACCTTGGTGGTTATTGTCATTACTTCAAGTTCTTGTTATCACATTTCAAATAGCCATTCGCCATGCAACATTGGCTGATTGCTGATTATGCAGACCTTTTAACCGGCTACTGCCACGTCCAGTGATATCTAACCCCTTGCAATTGCACTACCGACATTTcgggccaaaaagaaaaccctATTAACCTCTGCAACTCCCGATGTTAACTAGAAACGGCGGGGGGCCCTGATATTGGGTACTGCAGTGGTAATGGTCACTTCCTCATATCatcctgctgttgctgctgctgctgcagcgatTGGTGTTGCTTTTATTGCAGCTGCCTTCGACTGAAACTCCGGTCGCACTTTGCACAATTTACGTGCCCATA
This genomic interval from Drosophila teissieri strain GT53w chromosome 3L, Prin_Dtei_1.1, whole genome shotgun sequence contains the following:
- the LOC122615979 gene encoding endoplasmic reticulum-Golgi intermediate compartment protein 3, with protein sequence MKFADVLRRLDAYPRTLDDFSVRTVGGAAVTIISTSIISLLIFLEVINYMQPTLNEELFVDTTRGHKLRINLDVTLHNLACNYISLDAMDSSGDTHLRVDHDVFKHRLDLNGEPLKETPIKEIVAVSPPNKNVTCGSCYGAEHNATHCCNTCEDVLDAYRLRKWNVAVDKIEQCKGKYKRSDEDAFKEGCRIQGHLEVNRMAGSFHFAPGKSFSIRQFHIHDFQFSNVKLSHTINHLSFGEKIEFAKTHPLDGLRVDVAETKSEMFNYYLKIVPTLYMRGNSDGEPIYTNQFSVTRYRKDLSDRERGMPGIFFSYELSPLMVKYAEKHSSFGHFATNCCSIIGGVFTVAGILAVLLNNSWEALQRKLEVGKLS